A window of Rhizobium acidisoli contains these coding sequences:
- the araD gene encoding L-arabinonate dehydratase has product MKKKAEWPRKLRSQEWYGGTSRDVIYHRGWLKNQGYPHDLFDGRPVIGILNTWSDMTPCNGHLRELAEKVKAGVWEAGGFPLEVPVFSASENTFRPTAMMYRNLAALAVEEAIRGQPMDGCVLLVGCDKTTPSLLMGAASCDLPSIVVTGGPMLNGYFRGERVGSGTHLWKFSEMVKAGEMTQAEFLEAEASMSRSSGTCNTMGTASTMASMAEALGMALSGNAAIPGVDSRRKVMAQLTGRRIVQMVKDDLKPSEIMTKQAFENAIRTNAAIGGSTNAVIHLLAIAGRVGIDLSLDDWDRCGRDVPTIVNLMPSGKYLMEEFFYAGGLPVVLKRLGEAGLLHKDALTVSGETVWDEVKEVVNWNEDVILPAEKALTSSGGIVVLRGNLAPKGAVLKPSAASPHLLVHKGRAVVFEDIDDYKAKINDDNLDIDENCIMVMKNCGPKGYPGMAEVGNMGLPPKVLKKGILDMVRISDARMSGTAYGTVVLHTSPEAAVGGPLAVVKNGDMIELDVPNRRLHLDISDEELARRLAEWQPNHDLPTSGYAFLHQQHVEGADTGADLDFLKGCRGNAVGKDSH; this is encoded by the coding sequence ATGAAGAAGAAAGCAGAATGGCCGCGCAAGCTGCGCTCGCAGGAATGGTACGGCGGCACCAGCCGCGACGTGATCTACCATCGCGGCTGGCTGAAGAACCAGGGCTATCCGCATGACCTGTTCGATGGCCGTCCGGTCATCGGCATCCTGAATACCTGGTCTGATATGACGCCGTGCAATGGCCATCTGCGCGAACTCGCCGAGAAGGTGAAGGCGGGTGTCTGGGAGGCCGGCGGCTTCCCGCTCGAGGTGCCGGTATTCTCGGCATCCGAAAACACTTTCCGCCCGACGGCGATGATGTATCGCAACCTCGCCGCACTCGCGGTGGAGGAAGCGATCCGCGGCCAGCCGATGGACGGCTGCGTGCTCTTGGTCGGCTGCGATAAGACCACGCCGTCGCTGCTCATGGGTGCTGCCTCCTGCGACCTGCCTTCGATCGTCGTCACCGGCGGGCCGATGCTGAACGGCTATTTCCGCGGTGAGCGTGTCGGTTCGGGCACGCATCTGTGGAAGTTCTCCGAAATGGTGAAGGCCGGCGAGATGACGCAGGCCGAATTCCTCGAGGCTGAGGCGTCGATGAGCCGTTCGTCGGGCACCTGCAACACCATGGGCACCGCCTCCACCATGGCCTCCATGGCCGAGGCGCTCGGCATGGCACTATCAGGCAATGCCGCGATCCCGGGCGTCGATTCCCGCCGCAAGGTCATGGCGCAGCTGACCGGCCGCCGGATCGTGCAGATGGTCAAGGATGACCTGAAGCCCTCCGAGATCATGACGAAACAGGCTTTCGAAAACGCCATCCGCACCAATGCGGCGATCGGCGGATCGACCAATGCCGTCATCCACCTGCTTGCGATTGCCGGCCGCGTCGGCATCGATCTATCGCTCGACGACTGGGACCGCTGCGGTCGCGACGTTCCCACAATCGTCAACCTGATGCCCTCGGGCAAGTACCTGATGGAAGAGTTCTTCTATGCCGGCGGCCTGCCGGTGGTGCTGAAGCGCCTCGGCGAGGCCGGCCTGCTGCATAAGGATGCGCTGACGGTCTCCGGCGAAACCGTCTGGGACGAGGTCAAGGAGGTCGTCAACTGGAACGAGGACGTCATCCTGCCGGCTGAAAAGGCGCTGACCTCTTCTGGCGGCATCGTCGTGCTGCGCGGCAATCTGGCGCCGAAGGGCGCGGTGCTGAAGCCGTCGGCGGCCTCACCGCATCTCTTGGTGCACAAGGGCAGGGCAGTCGTGTTCGAGGACATCGACGACTACAAGGCCAAGATCAACGACGACAATCTCGACATCGACGAAAACTGCATCATGGTCATGAAGAACTGTGGGCCGAAGGGTTATCCAGGGATGGCCGAAGTCGGCAACATGGGACTGCCGCCGAAGGTGCTGAAGAAGGGCATCCTGGACATGGTGCGCATTTCCGACGCCCGCATGTCCGGAACGGCCTATGGCACCGTCGTGCTGCACACCTCGCCGGAAGCGGCGGTCGGCGGCCCGCTCGCTGTCGTGAAAAACGGCGACATGATCGAGCTCGATGTGCCGAACCGTCGTCTGCATCTCGACATATCAGACGAGGAACTGGCGCGGCGGCTGGCCGAATGGCAGCCGAACCACGACCTGCCGACATCGGGTTATGCCTTCCTGCATCAGCAGCATGTCGAAGGGGCCGATACCGGCGCCGACCTCGACTTCCTCAAGGGATGTCGCGGAAACGCAGTCGGCAAAGACAGCCACTAA
- a CDS encoding aldehyde dehydrogenase family protein has translation MTIYQNLIAGEWVGTNATKNINPSDTNEVVGLYADGNAEDTKNAIAAAKAAFPAWSRSGIWERHVILKKAGDEIMARKDELGALLAREEGKTLPEATGEVIRASQIFEFFAGEALRLAGEVIPSVRPNIGVEITREGLGVIGIITPWNFPIAIPAWKIAPALCYGNTVVFKPAELVPACSWAIVDILNRAGLPKGVLNLVMGKGSVVGQAMLESPDVHGITFTGSTGTGRRVAAASIEHNRKFQLEMGGKNPMVVLDDADLSVAVEAAANSGFFSTGQRCTASSRLIVTEGIHDKFVAALTDKLKTLVVDNALKAGTHIGPVVDERQLKTDTDYIEIGKKEGAKLAFGGEVISRETPGFYLQPTLFTEATNQMRISREEIFGPVVSVIRVKDYEEALATANDTPFGLSAGIATTSLKHATHFKRNSEAGMVMVNLPTAGVDFHVPFGGRKGSSYGPREQGKYAAEFYTTVKTAYTLA, from the coding sequence ATGACCATTTATCAAAACCTGATCGCCGGCGAATGGGTCGGCACCAACGCGACGAAGAACATCAACCCGTCCGATACCAACGAAGTCGTGGGCCTCTATGCCGACGGCAACGCCGAAGACACCAAGAACGCCATCGCTGCCGCCAAAGCGGCTTTCCCGGCCTGGTCGCGCTCCGGCATCTGGGAACGCCACGTCATCCTGAAAAAGGCCGGCGACGAGATCATGGCGCGCAAGGACGAGCTCGGCGCGCTGCTTGCCCGTGAAGAAGGCAAGACCCTGCCTGAGGCCACCGGCGAAGTGATCCGCGCTTCGCAGATCTTCGAATTCTTCGCAGGCGAAGCCCTGCGGCTGGCCGGCGAGGTCATCCCCTCCGTGCGCCCGAATATCGGTGTCGAAATCACCCGCGAGGGCCTCGGCGTCATAGGCATCATCACGCCGTGGAATTTCCCGATCGCTATCCCGGCCTGGAAGATTGCGCCGGCGCTCTGCTATGGCAACACGGTCGTCTTCAAGCCGGCCGAACTGGTGCCGGCCTGTTCCTGGGCGATCGTCGACATCCTCAACCGCGCCGGCCTGCCGAAGGGCGTGTTGAACCTCGTCATGGGCAAGGGATCTGTCGTCGGCCAGGCGATGCTCGAAAGCCCGGACGTTCACGGCATCACCTTCACCGGCTCCACCGGCACCGGCCGGCGCGTCGCCGCCGCCTCGATCGAGCATAACCGCAAGTTCCAGCTGGAGATGGGCGGCAAGAACCCGATGGTCGTGCTCGACGACGCCGATCTGTCCGTCGCCGTCGAAGCCGCCGCCAATTCCGGCTTCTTCTCCACCGGCCAGCGCTGCACCGCCTCGTCACGGCTGATCGTCACCGAAGGCATCCACGACAAGTTCGTCGCGGCGCTGACCGACAAGCTGAAGACGCTGGTCGTCGACAATGCGCTCAAGGCCGGCACCCATATCGGTCCCGTCGTCGACGAGCGGCAGCTGAAAACCGATACCGACTATATCGAGATCGGCAAAAAGGAAGGCGCCAAACTCGCCTTCGGCGGCGAAGTCATTTCCCGCGAGACGCCCGGCTTCTACCTGCAGCCGACGCTGTTTACCGAAGCGACCAACCAGATGCGTATTTCGCGCGAGGAGATCTTCGGACCGGTGGTCTCGGTGATCCGGGTCAAGGATTACGAAGAGGCCTTGGCGACCGCCAACGACACGCCGTTCGGGCTTTCGGCCGGCATCGCCACGACGAGCCTGAAACATGCGACGCACTTCAAGCGCAATTCCGAGGCCGGCATGGTCATGGTCAACCTGCCGACGGCTGGCGTCGATTTCCACGTTCCCTTCGGCGGCCGCAAGGGCTCGTCCTACGGCCCGCGCGAGCAGGGCAAGTACGCCGCCGAATTCTACACAACCGTCAAGACCGCCTACACGCTGGCTTGA
- the araD1 gene encoding AraD1 family protein yields the protein MLISQIKGANGEIVVAVREQGGAARSVKNAGSVYALAMEAADGGKSLAAVIEAHGYGDAVDLEKVYAEGRFLPPITHPDAAHLHLTGTGLTHLGSAATRDSMHKKTSEAAEETLTDSMKMFKMGLENGKPKAGEKGVQPEWFYKGNGYGTAAPGAPLVSPSFALDGGEEPEMAGIYVIAKDGSPFRIGFALSNEFSDHVTERINYLYLAHSKLRPAAYGPEIRIGAAPDDIRGTSRIKRGDKVIFEKPFLSGEANMSHTFANLEYHHFKYGIFRVPGDVHVHMFGTATLSFADGIKAEEGDVFEIEVAEFGLPLRNPLKVAAEEEIAVRQL from the coding sequence GTGCTTATTTCCCAGATCAAGGGTGCCAACGGAGAGATCGTCGTCGCCGTGCGCGAGCAGGGCGGCGCTGCAAGATCGGTGAAGAATGCCGGCAGCGTCTATGCGCTGGCAATGGAAGCCGCCGACGGCGGCAAGTCGCTTGCCGCGGTTATCGAGGCGCATGGTTACGGCGATGCCGTCGATCTTGAAAAGGTCTATGCGGAAGGCCGCTTCCTGCCGCCGATCACCCATCCGGACGCTGCCCACCTGCATCTGACCGGCACCGGTCTCACGCATCTCGGCTCCGCCGCCACCCGCGATTCCATGCACAAGAAGACCAGCGAGGCGGCCGAGGAAACGCTGACCGACTCGATGAAGATGTTCAAGATGGGCCTCGAGAACGGTAAGCCGAAGGCTGGCGAAAAGGGCGTCCAGCCCGAGTGGTTCTACAAGGGCAACGGCTATGGCACTGCCGCCCCCGGCGCGCCGCTGGTCTCGCCCTCCTTCGCGCTCGACGGCGGCGAAGAGCCTGAAATGGCTGGCATTTACGTCATCGCCAAGGACGGCTCGCCCTTCCGCATCGGCTTCGCTTTGTCGAACGAGTTTTCGGACCACGTCACCGAACGGATCAACTATCTCTATCTGGCCCACTCGAAACTGCGCCCGGCCGCCTATGGTCCGGAAATCCGTATCGGCGCCGCCCCGGACGACATCCGCGGCACCTCGCGCATCAAGCGCGGCGACAAGGTGATCTTCGAAAAGCCCTTCCTATCGGGCGAAGCGAACATGTCGCACACCTTCGCCAATCTCGAATATCACCATTTCAAGTACGGCATCTTCCGTGTTCCGGGCGATGTCCATGTCCATATGTTCGGCACGGCAACACTCTCCTTCGCCGACGGCATCAAGGCGGAAGAGGGCGATGTCTTCGAAATCGAAGTCGCCGAATTCGGCCTGCCGCTGCGCAATCCGCTGAAGGTGGCCGCCGAAGAAGAGATTGCCGTCAGGCAGCTCTGA
- the mmsB gene encoding multiple monosaccharide ABC transporter permease gives MTPINQPIAEQGRVVSIGDYVRGNIREYGMFIALIAIMVFFQISTGGVLFRPLNLTNIILQNSFIVIMALGMLLIIVAGHIDLSVGSVVGFIGAIAGVMTVQWHVNYVVAAVVCLAMGALVGGIQGYFVAYHKIPAFIVTLAGMLVFRGLTLFVMTASGTGTSIGPFPPEFQLISIGFLPNLFDMGGINSTSIILTVIGAVTLFYMAWRKRLSNEKHGNDVEPMGFFLAQNIIVALAILGLGLQLSIYRGFPNVLVIMLALVAAYAFITRRTTIGRRIYAMGGNEKATKLSGINTERLTFLTFANMGLLAGLAGLIVALRLNSATAKGGFGLELDVIAACFIGGASAQGGVGKVTGAVIGALIMGIMNNGMSIHGLGTDSQQMVKGAVLLAAVFFDVYNKNKG, from the coding sequence ATGACGCCGATCAACCAACCCATCGCTGAGCAAGGGCGTGTCGTCTCGATCGGAGACTACGTTCGCGGCAACATCCGGGAATACGGCATGTTCATCGCGCTGATCGCGATCATGGTGTTCTTCCAGATTTCGACCGGCGGCGTTCTCTTCAGGCCGCTCAACCTGACCAACATCATTCTGCAGAACTCGTTCATCGTCATCATGGCGCTGGGCATGCTGCTGATCATCGTCGCCGGCCATATCGATCTTTCGGTCGGCTCCGTCGTCGGCTTCATCGGCGCCATTGCCGGCGTGATGACGGTGCAATGGCATGTCAACTATGTCGTTGCGGCCGTCGTCTGTCTGGCCATGGGCGCGCTTGTCGGCGGCATCCAGGGCTATTTCGTCGCCTATCACAAGATTCCGGCCTTCATCGTCACGCTGGCCGGCATGCTGGTCTTCCGCGGCCTGACGCTGTTCGTGATGACGGCTTCGGGAACCGGCACCAGCATCGGTCCTTTCCCGCCGGAGTTCCAGCTGATCAGCATCGGCTTCCTGCCGAACCTGTTCGATATGGGCGGCATCAACTCGACCTCGATCATTCTGACCGTGATCGGCGCCGTCACCCTCTTCTATATGGCATGGCGCAAGCGGCTGTCGAACGAGAAACATGGCAATGACGTCGAGCCCATGGGTTTCTTCCTTGCCCAGAACATCATTGTCGCGCTCGCCATTCTGGGGCTCGGCCTCCAGCTGTCGATCTATCGCGGCTTCCCGAACGTGCTGGTGATCATGCTCGCCCTCGTCGCCGCCTACGCCTTCATTACCCGTCGCACCACCATCGGCCGCCGCATCTACGCCATGGGTGGCAATGAGAAGGCGACCAAGCTTTCCGGTATCAACACCGAGCGGCTGACCTTCCTGACCTTCGCCAATATGGGCCTGCTCGCCGGTCTCGCCGGCCTGATCGTTGCGCTGCGCCTCAACTCGGCGACGGCCAAGGGCGGCTTCGGTCTCGAGCTCGACGTCATCGCCGCCTGCTTCATCGGCGGCGCGTCGGCCCAGGGCGGCGTCGGCAAGGTGACGGGTGCGGTCATCGGCGCTTTGATCATGGGCATCATGAACAACGGCATGTCGATCCACGGCCTCGGCACCGACTCGCAGCAGATGGTCAAGGGCGCGGTGCTTCTCGCTGCCGTGTTCTTCGACGTCTACAACAAGAACAAGGGCTGA
- the mmsA gene encoding multiple monosaccharide ABC transporter ATP-binding protein produces the protein MDNTILEMRSITKTFPGVKALENVNLKVRKGEIHALVGENGAGKSTLMKVLSGVYPTGSYDGDIVYEGETRNFKVLKDSEEIGIVIIHQELALVPLLSIGENIFLGNENAKNGVISWDETFNRTKQLLKKVGLSESPNTLVTDIGVGKQQLVEIAKALSKSVKLLILDEPTASLNESDSDALLTLLMEFRKQGITSIIISHKLNEIRKVADQITVLRDGMTVKTLDCHADEISEDIIIRNMVGRDLEDRYPPRSVPIGETILEVKNWNAYHQQHRDRQVLHDINVTVRKGEVVGIAGLMGAGRTEFAMSLFGKSYGHKISGDVLMHGQPVDVSTVRRAIDAGLAYVTEDRKQLGLVLNDTILHNTTLVNLKAVSNASVIDSVKESRVASDYRSKLRIRSSSIFQETVNLSGGNQQKVVLSKWLFSDPDVLILDEPTRGIDVGAKYEIYTIINQLAADGKAVLMISSEMPELLGTCDRIYVMNEGRIVAELPKGEASQETIMRAIMRSGEKKQ, from the coding sequence ATGGACAATACCATCCTCGAAATGCGGAGCATCACCAAGACGTTCCCGGGCGTCAAGGCGCTGGAGAACGTGAACCTCAAGGTTCGCAAGGGTGAAATTCACGCATTGGTCGGCGAAAACGGGGCCGGCAAATCGACCCTGATGAAGGTCCTATCGGGCGTCTACCCCACCGGAAGTTATGACGGCGACATCGTCTATGAAGGCGAGACGCGCAACTTCAAGGTCCTGAAGGATTCCGAAGAAATCGGCATCGTCATTATCCACCAGGAACTGGCGCTGGTGCCGTTGCTGTCGATCGGCGAGAACATCTTCCTCGGCAACGAGAATGCCAAGAACGGCGTCATCAGCTGGGACGAGACGTTCAACCGCACCAAGCAGCTGCTCAAGAAGGTCGGCCTGTCGGAATCTCCGAACACGCTGGTAACCGACATCGGCGTCGGCAAGCAGCAGCTCGTCGAGATCGCCAAGGCGCTGTCGAAGAGCGTCAAGCTGCTCATCCTCGACGAGCCCACCGCCTCGCTCAATGAAAGCGATTCCGACGCGCTGCTGACGCTGCTGATGGAATTCCGCAAGCAGGGCATCACCTCGATCATCATTTCCCATAAGCTGAACGAAATCCGCAAGGTCGCCGACCAGATCACCGTGCTGCGCGACGGCATGACGGTCAAGACGCTCGACTGTCACGCCGACGAGATCAGCGAAGACATCATCATCCGCAACATGGTCGGCCGCGATCTCGAAGACCGCTATCCCCCGCGTTCGGTGCCGATCGGCGAAACCATTCTCGAAGTGAAGAACTGGAACGCCTATCACCAGCAGCACCGCGACCGTCAGGTCCTGCACGATATCAACGTCACCGTCCGCAAGGGCGAAGTCGTCGGCATCGCCGGTCTGATGGGGGCAGGGCGCACCGAATTCGCCATGAGCCTGTTCGGCAAATCCTATGGGCACAAGATTTCTGGCGATGTGCTGATGCATGGCCAGCCGGTCGATGTCAGCACCGTGCGCCGGGCGATCGACGCCGGTCTTGCCTATGTCACCGAAGACCGCAAGCAGCTCGGCCTCGTGCTCAACGACACGATCCTGCACAATACGACGCTCGTCAATCTGAAGGCGGTGTCGAATGCGTCGGTCATCGACAGCGTCAAGGAATCCCGGGTAGCGTCCGACTATCGCTCGAAGCTGCGCATCCGCTCTTCCAGCATCTTCCAGGAAACGGTCAATCTTTCCGGCGGGAACCAGCAGAAGGTGGTGCTGTCGAAGTGGCTGTTCTCCGATCCCGATGTTTTGATCCTCGACGAGCCGACGCGCGGCATCGATGTGGGTGCAAAATACGAAATCTATACTATCATCAATCAGCTCGCGGCTGACGGCAAAGCCGTTCTGATGATCTCGTCGGAAATGCCGGAACTTCTTGGCACCTGCGACCGCATCTACGTCATGAATGAAGGGCGTATCGTTGCGGAACTGCCGAAGGGAGAAGCGAGCCAGGAAACCATCATGCGCGCCATCATGCGCTCAGGAGAGAAGAAACAATGA
- the chvE gene encoding multiple monosaccharide ABC transporter substrate-binding protein gives MKSIISLMAAAAFGVASFVVPAMAADKGTVGIAMPTKASARWIDDGNNIVKQLQAAGYGTDLQYGDDDIPNQLSQIENMVTKGAKVLVIASIDGTTLSDVLQKAHDAGIKVIAYDRLIRDSGNVDYYATFDNFQVGVLQAGSIVDGLGLKDGKGPFNIELFGGSPDDNNAFFFYDGAMSVLQPYIDSGKLVVKSGQTGMDKVGTLRWDPATAQARMDNLLSANYTDAKVDAVLSPYDGLSIGIISSLKGVGYGTAAQPLPIVTGQDAEIPSVKSIIAGEQHSTIFKDTRELAKVTVAMVDAVMSGKEPEVNDTKTYDNGVKVVPSYLLKPVAVDKTNYKQILVDSGYYSEDKLK, from the coding sequence ATGAAGTCCATTATCTCATTGATGGCTGCGGCTGCCTTCGGCGTCGCTTCGTTCGTTGTACCGGCAATGGCCGCCGACAAGGGCACCGTCGGCATTGCCATGCCGACCAAGGCTTCGGCCCGCTGGATCGACGACGGCAACAACATCGTCAAGCAGCTCCAGGCTGCCGGTTACGGCACGGACCTGCAGTATGGCGACGACGATATTCCGAACCAGCTTTCGCAGATCGAAAACATGGTCACCAAGGGTGCCAAGGTTCTGGTCATCGCTTCGATCGACGGCACGACGCTTTCCGACGTTCTGCAGAAGGCTCATGACGCCGGCATCAAGGTCATCGCTTATGACCGTCTGATCCGCGATTCGGGCAATGTCGACTACTACGCGACCTTCGACAACTTCCAGGTCGGCGTTCTGCAGGCTGGCTCCATCGTTGACGGCCTCGGCCTCAAGGATGGCAAGGGCCCGTTCAACATTGAACTCTTCGGCGGTTCGCCGGACGATAACAACGCCTTCTTCTTCTATGATGGCGCAATGTCCGTCCTGCAGCCCTACATCGACTCGGGCAAGCTCGTCGTGAAGTCCGGCCAGACCGGCATGGACAAGGTCGGCACCCTGCGTTGGGATCCGGCAACGGCCCAGGCCCGCATGGACAACCTGCTCTCGGCTAACTACACCGACGCCAAGGTCGACGCCGTTCTGTCGCCTTACGACGGTCTGTCGATCGGTATCATCTCCTCGCTGAAGGGCGTTGGTTACGGTACGGCTGCTCAGCCGCTGCCGATCGTCACCGGCCAGGACGCTGAAATCCCGTCGGTCAAGTCGATCATCGCTGGCGAACAGCACTCGACGATCTTCAAGGACACCCGCGAACTCGCCAAGGTCACTGTTGCCATGGTCGATGCCGTCATGTCCGGCAAGGAGCCTGAGGTCAACGACACCAAGACCTACGACAACGGCGTCAAGGTCGTTCCGTCCTACCTGCTGAAGCCGGTTGCCGTCGACAAGACCAACTACAAGCAGATCCTCGTCGACAGCGGTTACTACTCTGAAGACAAGCTGAAGTAA
- a CDS encoding LysR family transcriptional regulator, which produces MTIVSEPISMDHVDIHSDSFGNDSLLRAGLKLNHLRMIVAIEDSGQISAAAEVLNISQPAASRMLSEMESITKTQLYERVARGVVLTTFGAALARRARKILLELREASREIGELKSGKGGSVFIGAVTAPAMSLVVPAINRVRKAYPGIEINIQVETSNVLARELLAARHDFIISRIPDDLNPRLFEVTEIGIERACLIVRSRHPLLKKKKISSLTDIKDYDWVFQPPGTLLRRTIEDIFLSRGVALPENIVNTSSLLLTCAIVCGTDAIAPVATDVAQFLSSQSARASDVRMLPIDFDINVKPYSLITARERALPPSARLLYDIILEESLKQAG; this is translated from the coding sequence ATGACGATTGTTTCAGAGCCCATTTCGATGGATCATGTCGATATCCACAGCGATAGTTTCGGCAATGACAGCCTTTTACGTGCAGGACTTAAGCTGAATCACCTGCGGATGATCGTCGCAATCGAAGATAGCGGACAGATTTCCGCAGCTGCGGAAGTCCTGAACATTTCGCAGCCCGCCGCATCGCGCATGCTGTCCGAAATGGAATCGATCACCAAGACTCAGCTCTATGAACGCGTCGCCCGCGGCGTGGTGCTGACGACCTTCGGCGCAGCACTTGCCAGACGCGCCCGGAAGATCCTCCTAGAGCTGCGCGAGGCGAGCCGCGAGATCGGCGAACTGAAGAGCGGCAAGGGCGGCTCGGTCTTCATCGGCGCGGTGACGGCGCCGGCCATGAGCCTCGTCGTGCCGGCGATCAACCGGGTGCGCAAGGCCTATCCCGGCATCGAGATCAACATCCAGGTGGAGACCAGCAACGTGCTCGCCCGCGAGCTGCTCGCCGCCCGCCACGACTTCATCATCAGCCGCATTCCCGACGATCTCAACCCGCGCCTGTTCGAGGTGACGGAGATCGGCATCGAGCGCGCCTGCCTGATCGTGCGCAGCCGCCATCCGCTGCTGAAAAAGAAAAAGATCAGCAGCCTTACCGACATCAAGGATTACGACTGGGTGTTCCAGCCGCCGGGCACGCTGCTGCGCCGGACGATCGAGGATATTTTCCTGTCGCGCGGCGTGGCGCTGCCGGAAAATATCGTCAACACCTCGTCGCTGCTTCTGACCTGCGCCATCGTCTGCGGAACCGATGCGATCGCTCCTGTCGCCACCGACGTCGCCCAGTTCCTCTCCAGCCAGAGCGCCAGGGCTTCCGACGTGCGCATGCTGCCAATCGATTTCGACATCAACGTCAAGCCTTACAGCCTGATCACCGCCAGGGAACGGGCGCTGCCGCCGAGCGCAAGGCTGCTCTATGACATCATTCTGGAGGAGAGCCTGAAGCAGGCCGGCTGA
- the iolG gene encoding inositol 2-dehydrogenase — MTVRFGLLGAGRIGKVHAKAVSGDANATLVAVADAFPQAADAIASAYGCEVRTIEAIEAAKDIDAVVICTPTDTHADLIERFARAGKAIFCEKPVDLDVARVKACIKVVEETGAKLMVGFNRRFDPHFMAVRKVIDDGKIGDVEMVTITSRDPGAPPVDYIKRSGGIFRDMTIHDFDMARFLLGEEPVSVLATAAVLVDKAIGEAGDYDSVSVILQTKSGKQAVISNSRRATYGYDQRIEVHGAKGMASAENQRPVSIEVANGDGYTRPPLHDFFMTRYTEAYANEIAAFIAAIEKGTKISPSGADGLAALVLADAAVQSVKEGKLVKIG; from the coding sequence ATGACAGTGAGATTTGGTCTTCTCGGCGCCGGCCGCATCGGCAAGGTTCACGCGAAAGCCGTCAGCGGCGACGCCAATGCGACGCTCGTCGCTGTGGCCGACGCCTTTCCGCAGGCGGCCGACGCCATTGCTTCGGCCTATGGCTGCGAGGTCCGCACCATCGAGGCGATCGAGGCAGCCAAGGATATCGACGCCGTCGTCATCTGCACGCCGACCGATACCCATGCCGACCTGATCGAGCGCTTCGCCCGCGCCGGCAAGGCGATCTTCTGCGAAAAGCCTGTTGATCTCGACGTCGCCCGCGTCAAGGCCTGCATCAAGGTGGTGGAAGAGACCGGCGCCAAGCTGATGGTCGGCTTCAACCGCCGCTTCGACCCGCATTTCATGGCGGTGCGCAAGGTGATCGACGACGGCAAGATCGGCGATGTCGAAATGGTGACGATCACCTCGCGCGACCCCGGCGCCCCGCCGGTGGATTATATCAAGCGTTCGGGCGGCATCTTCCGCGACATGACGATCCACGATTTCGACATGGCCCGCTTCCTGCTCGGCGAAGAGCCGGTCTCGGTGCTGGCAACCGCCGCCGTCCTCGTCGACAAGGCGATCGGCGAAGCCGGCGACTATGACAGCGTCTCGGTGATCCTGCAGACCAAATCCGGCAAGCAGGCCGTCATCTCCAACTCCCGCCGCGCCACCTATGGCTACGACCAGCGCATCGAAGTGCACGGCGCCAAGGGCATGGCCTCGGCCGAAAACCAGCGCCCGGTCTCGATCGAAGTCGCAAACGGCGACGGCTATACCCGCCCGCCGCTGCATGATTTCTTCATGACCCGCTACACCGAAGCCTACGCCAACGAAATCGCCGCCTTCATCGCCGCGATCGAAAAGGGCACGAAGATCTCGCCGTCCGGCGCCGATGGCCTGGCGGCTCTGGTGCTCGCCGATGCGGCGGTGCAGTCGGTCAAGGAAGGCAAACTGGTCAAGATCGGCTGA